From uncultured Desulfobacter sp.:
TGACGGCCGATAGCTCTTTAGAGTTGTTTTCCCGTGCTTGAGATGTTTAAGGCTTTTTTCCAATTGTTTCTTATGCCTTTGTATCTCAAGCCCGATGGTTTCGTCAACCTTCAGGATTAGCCCAAGGCGCTGTTTAAGTGTCCCCATTTTGTGAGCATCAGATGAAGATTTAAACCGCCCCGTTGTGCTGATAAATTCATTAATGGCAGTTTTCAATTTTTCCGAGGCACCCCTGCGCTCAATGGTCATCTGGGCCAAATCCGGCAACTGTTCTGACTTAAGCAGATCTAAGTGTCTGTTCTGAAGATTTTCATATTCACTGCACTGCTTTGAAATATACTCTGCTGAATCTTGCATATATTGTCCCTACCGCTTAAATGGCAATACTTGTTTTTTGACCATGTTTTTCATACCCTGAATAGCTCATGGGCGACACTTCTTTTTTTTGTGCGGTCTCAGCATTGGTATTTTCGACAGTATTTCCGTGCACCATCACACTGGTTTGCCATATTCGTTTAAGTTCCATCAGGTATTTGGTTGCCCGGTCCAGGGTTGCAATGTCGTTTGTGACAGAAACCTTACAAAGTTCCTGCATCATGGCTAAAAAAAGACCTCTTAGAAAAGAAACTTGTTCATCTTCAATATTACGAAGGGATGCGTTGAGCTCGGAGATAATGGCAATGGCTTTGCTCAGATTCTCGCCTCTTTGCTTGGGATCTTTGTTTATGACGCCTTCCCGGGCAAAGTGAATACGTTTAATGGCGCCTTCATAAAGCATGAGGATCAATTTTTGTGGGTTGATTTCACTGTTAATCTGAATTTTCTGATAGGAACTAAGGGCATTGTATACCATATTAGTTTAACACTCCTTTTTGCAACCAACTGAATTGCGTCATCCTTGGGTTGCTCTAAAAGTTTGTGGACATAAGACTGCGTGTGCATGGAGCCCATTTCTTGTATTGCGCAGTCATGGGATTTTATTTTTTTCTTTTGTTTTCTTTCACTTTGACCGTATTCATAAATTCTAAAAGGTCTTTATCGACAAAATTAGGTAATACTTTATATAAAATTCCCATAAATTTTTTTTAAACCAATTTAATTCGTTTTTCGTTGATT
This genomic window contains:
- the fliS gene encoding flagellar export chaperone FliS; protein product: MVYNALSSYQKIQINSEINPQKLILMLYEGAIKRIHFAREGVINKDPKQRGENLSKAIAIISELNASLRNIEDEQVSFLRGLFLAMMQELCKVSVTNDIATLDRATKYLMELKRIWQTSVMVHGNTVENTNAETAQKKEVSPMSYSGYEKHGQKTSIAI